Within Limanda limanda chromosome 1, fLimLim1.1, whole genome shotgun sequence, the genomic segment atggttaacattattatagttaaattagaaatcaataaaactaattgctaaaaacacacaaattaaatctatttttaggttcaggaactaaaagcaccagtaaatatgtgtaaatagtgtgatattactcttagaatgaatgttatatagctcataatgatagaaaaacatatgcaaaagttgtagatagatccatttttatcattggggtttaataatgtggttagaggctaaatgcaagacaaacatttatctctgttgtcactttactgctgggtaaaatttagggggaagatagaatagtatgctaaattttaaaacagcagggcagtagtggaagacagagttgaataacatctgcatttatttaaacgagaaagggggatctgacacaagcgtatcaatggatgatccgagacaaatttctcacctctaaattaacatcctcttgcaaagagcaaggggagagatcaaattagagcacaaatggtatttacttagatttatctaaacacttggtaagacaaatttagtttaaaaggttatatagtaagtaaattaaggataaaataagtttggttgcatttagaatagtaaatacggtgttgtctcagtagtttttgatagatacattggctataagaaaagaaaatacatttaatcaaatgaaaagattttaaaaaggaaggtttaaagttaatcgcaaacgattttctgagagaacagaataatgtgatatgtgtgatactttgaaataagactctactagtgtcatatgctgtaacaatgatatttgctggagaaaataacgttcacttttcaacagctaggaggttcagctatgatacagtattgttttggatgatagacattactatttacaaatagaaagtttttaactaggaaattcttaactttatcagtagaacaaattaagatttaaatggttaacagctgattactgtgaaactgaagtgtttgatgacaggttttcagcatcacagtgtgataacgaatgacagaggggttttacgactctgtttgaaacaaaggaaaaccgtccccatcattacatgcatgaaccaaagagatgcaaatatgctagtggcgagagtgtcaagatttacactgatagcttgtttgcatgggggttctgcatgtgatttgggctgaagaagaaattcatgagattgacttcacaccattgtcttgccttgactgtgttactggttgcaaacagtatgcagtctgtagaggacatggaaggcatttgaatgattcttaacactgacatttaatgtgggttacaggagctgttagcaagactacatcgaactaaattttttttagaatgcagatttgggtttattagtttaggaattaagtagtcttgatagactgtgttttgtttggtggtcgatggacttttgatgtgggatatggatgattttgttcaacctgtgtacgttttctcattaggttggattgacacatgactggagtcagtgtgtcaagagagaggagtaacatatgctggatatagatgaattgggttattgggtgtacacaagaaacactctaaataatattcaataaaacttttttaacagagttatgtaatttgagttacaaataaaataaggacatccagattctacaagattgacatccacctcaaaacaaacggtttaatcatttatagagaggtttaataaagattaagttaaataaagtaggttagggaaataaataaatactgttttgttttatgacatgatttctatgcaagcagaagtgtttcccaaacatctaaacaggattctccagcggtgaaacagatactgttcggagaactcattccatgatggaagatttcaaaaggatgtccgctgacaagggtaacatattcataagtatagctttatggatactggtgagtatgagtatcaacacaaggcaacatcatgccacatcccgccagggatggtatagtggagagagaaggaagtaaaaaacaaacatagcaaacacattgaaaaacacattgaaaaacaaactggtagatattgttttaaactgtttcctgtactctttaaaatccacaggcagacgaggagattctatctaaatccatggagagaggactgcgtgacctgaaaccaggagactggattgtgcttaaggacgtgcggatggaagaagaagacgacgtcgatggaacgagtgcaagccaaatgcctctcaacacagatgacaggaaggtcgcagaggtcaacctggagatgagggccaacgcaggaggatttccagagccaggggtggatctacaggacgggaagtgctttgtgccagtgtgtgagcttcagtctgaaatttttaggtgttgcaaggagagtcaacacatttgaagagctacacgctgaacacaaccgcaccaacaggagatcagcaacacatgattatacgactgagaagcattcaagggaaaagagatggtttccctgctcacgaatgcttggcaggaacaacatcaaatttctgatcatcaaagtcagagcatacaagatgtctctgaaacaagatgttcttcaacaaggaggtgttcgacacacgatcaggacgaagtgtggcaccaatacagtgaacattttgataatatgatgatcatcatgttaataattgtaaaatacgttattgaagtttgtagaaactgatcattttcaattgtgtaactctgttgtattgtttttgcactaagactagtgttacttctttaattcacatatcctggaaaattcccaatctaaatgatgagatgttataaagatgttgatcccagatggataaaaagggaggaattgtgatgggaattttgtatttagacatgttcaaatgtaacagattacatttatatagaaagaagtttactgaaagatgtatttctgtgtttaagactcatagtcagagtttagctcaagttaacactatgcataatactcttgaagggccttatagacgtggccttctcagtctagtgtgaacaaaaggtttctcaacaggggccaattaagtcttctgcagcagggagcttcaaaggctaataggtgtgacctgcagagacaggagatctctgagaaactcacagggtctggaacaagatgcgtttagcatcttgttcaaacttcaaagagaccgccagagaccaatgtctggtcttcctgtaaacgacatggagagaagctgattggacaaatgtattttactgtggagaggagggatctgattgtataaatggagtgtacttttgagagctcattgccattgccctcatatctgtcaccgtgatgtttgagctctgtgccattgaggtcaagtctgttgtcgtgacttgacctttgtaaaccgtccgcagacggtttgaattaaacatccagaattgataattgcttgttgtgtcatgatatgtaataatgtCCCATTACAGGAGTAACATGATCTCTCCATCTAGTCCATGTAAATATGGAGAGAGGTGCTATAGATGTCATGTGTCAGAACAAatcaacaaataataataataagaacaaaataataaaaaataatataaaaaatatttagaaCTACAATATAAGCATGATATAATACAATTAGAACAATAATATGTACACACAATTCTAACAATCATAACAGCAATAACAATTGcccactaaccctaaccctatccatTACGGCATAGTGTGTTACCAATGGTTTTCTTGGTGACTGTGGTCCAACCTGTCTTGAGATCATTGTCTGACTGTGTTATAATGCtggcagctctctctctctctctctctctctctctctctctctctctctctctctctctctctctctctctctctctctctctctctctctctctctctctctctctctctctctctctctctctctctctctctctctctctctctctctctctctctctctctctctctctctctctctctctctctctctctctctctctctcagttcttAATGGACAGATTGGGTTACACACACCTGGAAGTGATACAGGGTCACAACTATCTTGGTCTTCATTAATTATTACAGAGCTTTTAGGTTTCAGTGAGCATGTCCATTCAGTCTGACTGCAAGCAGGTTGAACAGTGTGGACCAACAAAGCCAGGATGGACATCTCTGTTCTGCCCAACAACAACCATCCAGAGAAGTTCCTCCAGCTTGATGTAAGGATACTGCCAGCCACACATGGAATGTTCCATGTTGGCTCAGCTGTGTCCAGTCAAAGACACTGGCAGAACAGGGTCTACTCCCAGGTACGGAATATTTCTCAGCCACTATTCTGGACCCAACACCAGCTGTGTGAAATACATTTACTCTTAGCACTGTAATTAAGTCTCTTTTGTATACTGTTACTCATACCTCCTATTTGTAAACAACcttttcaggtttttattgtttaaaagtattTCTACTCTTAAGTAAGGAAAACATAGTACTTACTGGCAGGGAAGTGTGCacaaacttgtgtgtgtatatacagtggatataaaaagtctacacacccctgttaaaatgcagggtttttgtgttgtaaacaaatgagacaaagataAATCCTGTCCGAACTTTTTCCAACTTTAATGTGACGTATAACGTGAACAATTCAAttgtaaaacaaactgaaatatttttggcaggaaaataaaaaataaaaaacttacaATAACCTGGTTGCATAAGTGTGCACACCCTTAAACTAATACTTTGTGCAAAGGAGATGCGAGGGCATCTCCTTTGCACAGCCCTCTTCAGATCACCCCACAGATGTTCAATTGGATTCAGGTctgggctctggctgggccattccaaaaaaataatcttcttCTGGTGAAGCCATGCTTTTGTTGATCTGGATGTGTGCTTTGGGTTGTTCTCGTGCTGAAATGTGATATACATCTTCAGCTGTCTAATGGAAGCCTGAAGGTTTTTTGCCAAAACTGACTGGTATTTTTTTACTGTACATAATTCCCTCCACCTTGACTAAGGCCCCAATTCCAGCTTAAGTAAAACAGCCCCAAAGCATGATGCTGCCGACACATGCTTCACTGTGGGTATGGTGTTCTTTGGGTGGTGTGCAGTGTTGTTTTTGCGCCAAACATTTGGAATTATTATTACTTCATGGATGTTTTTGCAAAATTTAGCCGAgcttggatgtttttcttgaTAAGAAAAGGGTTCCGTCTTGCTACACTACCCCATAGCCCAAACATACGTAGAATACGGAAGATTTTTGTCACATGTAGTACACAGCCAGTACttgccagaaattcctgaagcTCCTGTAATGTTGCTGAAGCCTCTTGGAAGCCTACCAGACCAGTTTTCTTCTCGTCTTTTCATCAATTTTGGATGGACGTCCAGTTCTTGGTAATGTCACTGTTGTGCCATATTTTTCCACTTGATGATGGctgtcttcactgtgttccatTGTATATCTAATGCCTTGGAAATTATTTTGTACCCTTCTCCTGACTGATACCTTTCAACACTGAGATCCCTCTGATGCTTTTGAAGCTCTCTGCGGACCATGGCTTTTGCTCTAAGATGCATCTAAGAAAATGTAAGGAAAATCCTACAGGACATTTTTTTACATCACAAAAACCTGGCATTTTAACAGGGGTGTGTagactttttatatccactgtatACAGTACCAGTCAAAAGTTTGGACACACCTTCTCATTCAatggtttttctttatttttctttctttctacaaTGCAGATTAATATTGAAGACATCAAAAATCGTTTCTCTTTACTTAGTTGAGGGGTTATTGCCATAATATGGATTAGAACTGTAGTCGAATAGGCCTATTCACAAAACCTGCCTCTGCACAACACAACTGATGATCTCAAACACATTATGAAGGCAAGACATTCCACAAATTAACACTTGACAAGGCAAACCTGTTAATTGAAAACCATTCCAGGTGACTAGCGCATGAAGCTGATTGAAAAATGCCAAGAGTGTGCAAAGCTGTCATCAGAGCAAAAGGTGACTACTTTGAAGaatctaaaatataaaacatattctggtctgtttaacacttttttgtttACCACATAATTCCATATGTGTTCCTTCATAGTTTTGATGTCGTCAATATTAATCTGCAATGTagaaagaaggaagaagaaagaaaaaccattGAATGAGAAGGTGTGTCCCAACTTTTTACTGGTACTGTATATacactgatggatggatggatggatggatggatggatggatggatggatggatggatggatggatggatggatggatggatggatggatggatggatggttggatagatggatagatggatagatggatagatggatattgTAAATTAGATGAAACGGAAATTATCATTGAGTATTTAAtgcaaacacaagaaaaaaactattttggcTACCTGTACATATAAAATCAACGCTGTTTAGAAAGTAGAGAAAAGGTACAGGTGCATGTGTTGAGAGTTCAAGGCCTCATTGTctccacagagagagcagaggataAAGAGTGAAAACAGGTCTCTTCCATTCCCAGAGggtgtggtgtttgtggacaGATACCTGGAGAAGCACATCACACCATTCACTCTGAAGTCCAACATTAAAAGGAACCCTCTGTATGCAGATTTAAGATCAATGGACATAGTGGAAAAAGGGAAGTCCAAGCCCTCTTGGACTGTCAGGGAGTATGACACTCAAACGATCGACGGAAACCTCACCAACTATTTAAAGGTAATTTGTCAGTGGTTGATTGGCAGGATGTATGGAAGTATGGAACTGGATTGGTGCAAAGCCAACTGAGAAGATGCACAACCAGAAAAATTATGGATTTTAAACTAGACTGTTCTGTCTGTTAATCCGATTTTTTCAACATATAATCTTTTGTTGCTCGGTAAAAAtaagagaggaaaaataaacaaagttgtGACATAGTAATGTAATAACAATACATGGGAggctgaaagagacagagaaagacaaagagacagagaaggggaGAAATGAttgctcagtgcatgatgggagttccccaGGAGTCTAGTCCTATAACAGCATAACTAAGGGATGGCACTCCACATACATCTGTCTGAATTTTCATCTAATCAGCTTCATACTTAGCATGTCTACAGTAAGTGCTAGAGAAAGTGCAGTACTGATtatggtgcgatttggacaggccaaacattcaatattaatagaTAAAAATTATAAAGAGGTGACCAGTTCTAAATGGATAAAGTAATGCAGTGGTCGTTACTGGGTCAAACCAAAAGTGAACATCACCACCAGGTCATGTtgataatttcattattttaattacacCATAATGGACTGTCACAGTCAGACTGACCGGCGTCATGCAGATCTCTTTCATGGCAACaaactttcac encodes:
- the LOC133014193 gene encoding major intrinsically disordered NOTCH2-binding receptor 1-like encodes the protein MDISVLPNNNHPEKFLQLDVRILPATHGMFHVGSAVSSQRHWQNRVYSQREQRIKSENRSLPFPEGVVFVDRYLEKHITPFTLKSNIKRNPLYADLRSMDIVEKGKSKPSWTVREYDTQTIDGNLTNYLKEEEKTPKDMDFWLEDLYTPGFDSLLKKKEAEHKRKKLCKIFFIIILSLCAILIVIIVPVVVLQKKN